Within Lolium rigidum isolate FL_2022 chromosome 5, APGP_CSIRO_Lrig_0.1, whole genome shotgun sequence, the genomic segment cggcggcggcggcacgaccggcgggagccccagccgcgacaacggtgctgacTCGCAGCACAGATCagccgcccaaacggccgggaaatccagcggcggcggtggggtgggaggcgcgggaaggaaggagcgacgagaaaagatgcgcgaaccaacggtttatgcaaatagtcgccgacatgtgggagcccgcctcgcgtttcgttgtgtccggcgtccccggtgcgtcccctgtgggacggggacgggctcggggcgccggacaccgtatcgggccgcgccggacaaaaatgggctttgggggacgcggctggaacgctttttttgtccggcgcgccccaaatcgctttgggggacgctttgggggacgcgactggagatgctctaaaatcgGAAAACGGAGGTTATCTTAAGGTTTAGCACGTTGCTAGAGGCAACCTAGTGGCAAATAGTATTAGAGCACTAGGTTTCAGATTAGTTGACTCACGGATCATCGGAGAAGAGATAATTATGCATCGACGAATCACTTTCTaattaataaaattaacttttaagTTAGCTCGACCCTTCAGATGAAAAAAGATGATGCATCCCACTTTTTTTGCGAAatcccaccgatctattaataatcatcaacagtagtacaaatagcctaaaagtaataaaaattacaaataggtacTTGAACCACATAGAAGACTACAAAcattagcacgagccgaaggcgtgcCGCTATCCTTGCCCCTCCATTACCGGAATTGGCAAAGCTTGCCGTAGTAGAGTTTATTATAGTAGATAGACAGGAAGTGATCGTGCTAAGGCTCAAAGGACCAGTGCACTAGAACAACAACCATCATCCATGATGACAACCGTAACTCGGAAGAAACTGACATAAAACCACACCAACGAATACGAAAACCGATCGGATCCTAGGAGATTCATCGGACAAagaactccacgcgccctccatTAGCGTTAGATGCACCACCGAAACAAAGATAGGGTGGATAGTATCTTATTCTAATTACGAGATGTAGTCATCACCTCACCATTCCAAAAAAAACACTAAAAACAACCTAAACAAAGAATGAAAACTTGAGGGGCCGTGGTCCGCCACACTTCCAAATTCCAAGGGCATCGGAGGTGGAGCGAACCGACCAGAATGAATCTGAATCGTGATACCAAATTGCATCTCTTATTTTGATGAAGCCCCTACTGATCACACGACCTAGATAACCACAAGGAGCTATTGTAGGCAGCCCGCGTCGCTGCCGCGGTTGTGACCGTCGCCGTCCCCCTTCTCAGCCCCCAAGCGGCAACCACCACTAAAATATACTACATACCTGTCCGAAGAAAACTCCACGGCCACAGGAAGAATCCTGGCAGGCAACAGAGAGCAGGGGATGTAGCTGGGTTGGTAGGCGCTCACGGTCAGCGAGCGTACGAACGGGCGCGAACGCGTATGAACCATTACTTTGTGTTTGGTACAGTATTAAAAACAGGCAATTTTTCAGTACGGGTTGCGAGCGCGCGAGATGGGAATGGGATGCCTCCCGTCTCCTCCCGCAAGTTGGGATTGGAAAAAGTGGTCTTTTGTCCTCAACTGATGGGGATGGCGACTCTACCGGATGGGGATGGGAGGTGACCGATTCGCCGCACGCGAATTCAGCCTTCAGCCTTCTGTTCAGTGCTTCCGCCGCTTCACCTTTTCCGCTCGATACCAGGGTCGATCAGTATGGTGGGCGGTCTCAGTTTGGACTCTGCAGTGGCGGCCCCAGCCACGTCGCCATCGGTACACTGATGAGTACAcgtctttttgtattttttttgcgaaacacagtacaatcaaggaGCCCACACATACgcgtacacactcacccctatgaacccaCGCACACCTTACCTCTATGAACATCTCCAAAAGACTGCGTCGAAGAAACTAATCCAGCGGGTCttcagattgacgaagtcaccacagacacCTCGCAgtcgacggaaacgtcgcctcccaTTGAAGAATATTCCACTTTTCTAaggcaccaaagtgtcaaatctgagaTTTGACACTCTGGTGGGCTAGAGTGCCACtgtcctcctaaccatccaatcaCAGGTTGGTTCTCCATTTTCTTGTATTTTCCTCTTGTGTGTTACACTTGGAATGTAGGTGTTCTTCTGTTCCATACTTACTATCAGAAAATCCCAACTACTGCCGGTGAAAAATTATGATAATGTTTCATTACAATAGCACGTTTGATCTAGAAAAAGTTAATCTCGGTCAACTAATCGGAATCTTTGCACTACGATGCTCATTCTGAACATCTCCTTGTAGGCTTCTACCTCATGAACGTGAAACCCCGTCtcaaaagataaagaagaaccagATATTTAATTTGCAAAATTTTGTAAGAGCACGATTCACAACAAATTAAAACACCTATACAAATTATATATTCTTGCATTTCCAAACCAGCTTGTTGAATATACAAGCAAATTTGACGGTGGAGAAAATTTGAGCGAGCTGACGAGACAATTGAAAATTTTATTTACTTATTCTAGAATCATTTATCTTTGATTTGTGAAATTCTTGGGTTTAGACATTACTTTGGAAATTTCTATTCTTTTTCTTTCAAAGGAGTAGAAACATACcccctttttttattttcttcgatAAAGCATATCCCTCTTAAAAAGACAGGGATTCTACTAAGCATGTTGGAATTTGCTCTTTGCGCTTGGCCCTATACTCCTATATAGGCACTACATATTCTGAAATTCTCATTGCTCCGTATGCATTGTTGCACTATATCAGACTAAAATTTACTCTCGTATTTCTGGCTAGGAGCGATTTTAAGTGATTTATAAGGTGTGCTCTTCTACTCTCCCTATGGTGTGAGAAGAGAAGAGACACTCAtgcactccacctcctccgccagCTCGTCTCGTCACTATGCTCCATGGGACTGAGCCGAGCCAACCTCCTATCCATGTATCACTATATGTATTTTGCCTAGTGAGAAATTAATTATTTATTAATATGTGAATTAACAAACATGTTACTTAGCCGTTTCCACGTTCTCTTAATCATGGACTGCTGCGTTGACTCGGACGTGGGTTCTGTCCCACGACCTACCCCGCATGCAATAATATCTGAGACGTAATTTCGAGCTGCCGTATAGAAACACATGCGACTACCTTTTTCAAGAACCTTACGCCaccgtcatcgtcttcctcaccCCTTCCTTCGGCGTGCACCGAAGGATAGGACATCGTGCCTCCAGAACCACGCCTCTCGTAGACATGTATGTGTGAGGGGAGATTAGGTTTTAGGGGAACGCTTACACGCGACTACTGGCAACACGACATCAACCGACCATGAGTTACCGAACGGCGACTTTTTCCCAGACGTCAACGACCTCTTCGGAAACCTCAACATGGAAAACAACACCCCAACCGCTGCCGCTGCCGATGCTTAAGTTGCACCTTATGTGAGACTCTTCTCTCTCTACCAAATCTAGCTAGAGTTTCTTATGTTTGGAGTAGATATGATCGGTTTATCCTGTTTAGATGCAATTATGTTCATCTACTCTAATAGTATGCATGATTAGATTAATTTTTGTTTGTGTGAGCATGCTTTATATATTATTTACTCAGATTAAATTATACGGTAATTTTTCTACATATTCAACAATCCATGTTGCTTTCCTTTGATGGTTCGCATTGTAAGAGATGTTGTAAGAGAGCAGTTCTCTGGTTTCAAACATGAAGTGCTATTACGGTACTCTTTGCAAACCTCTTTACCCCATATATTGCCCTATTTAGGTTAAACTGCGGCCAACAAAGCATACCAGCCAAGGCAGACCAAATACGCCGGGTCATAggggcagcccccccccccccccacgaccCAAATTCATGTCTACGCTCCGATCCAAACAGACAAAAATAGATATATTTGGTGCCGTAAATGGATCGGACCGCTCGAGATGTCCTAAGATCTTCTAATGTCAGGTTCACATATAGTAAAACGATCGCACGTTGGGACGCAATGGCGAAACCTCAAAAGTAAGCATAGACATCCAGAAAACGATCAGAGCAAAGCAAAAAAATGATATAAATTACAATTTGTTTGATTCAATCGATTTTAAAAAGAATTTTGTAGGGTTCTTAcccttatgttttttttttctatggaGGCCATTTGATTCAAGTGACTGAACCCTccaaatattctaggaattgctATCGTAAACTACGATTTCACATGATTTATTGTAAAACGTTAGATATATTGGAAAAATTCCTAAGTGTCTATCACAACTATGACATGACTCAATCTTTATAGAAATTTCCTTTATTTTCTCTGTAGTGCAACCAAAGAACTTCTTTTATTCATGTAGGATATCACATGCCACGACATAATGTTCCTTCGTTTCTGCTAGCCCCGTGGTTTTGAAGCCATTGGAATCAAACAGATTGGTCGTCTAGCGGGATCCATGCTAAAAATTACTCTCTCCGATCATATTTTATTTGTGGATACGTCTTTACTAGTGTCAAGTATTATGAATTAGAGAGAGTAAAAGAATTCGTCTAGTCACTCTCGAATCATTCGGCTACATACATAGTTGAGCTGAAGCCAATAGATTCCCCTCATAAACTGATCCGACGAATTTTAAGTGTGACCAAGTTCATCAAGAATCTAACCTTAGGTTTGGCACTCTGTTGTCTCATAAAGACGAAATAATTTTTAGTGAGAGACGTTTTTTCCGTCGATCGCGAGACTTCTATGGTGATTCATCAATTTTAAGATCCGCAAATCAGTTTTATAGACTTGATTTTTCAAAGGATAGAAGTAGCGTGTCTACTAGGATAAATGTATATATGTATTTGCGAACTTTAACGACGGGACGCTGGCAAAACCACGAAAGTAAGCAGAGACAGCCAGAAAACGATAAGGATGGAAGGTATTGGTCGTCTAGTGGGATGCCTGATCCGTAAAAATAAAGAAATCGTCGGGTCACTCTCCCTCTAGTCTGCTTCCCGGGATGCATCCTCGTTCGCTCGCCGTCTCCAGCCTGTGTCCTCTCAGCCACCGGCTCACTCGCCGCGTTTTGCCCCCTGCGCGCCACCACCTATAAGTACGCGGTCTCGATGCAGCTCTGCTCAAATGTCTCATCCCAGAGCAGAATCACTTCACTTGAGCAACCAAACCTTCTCGAACTTCCGAGGCTAAGCTCCTTGTTGGACTGTCAATCGATCATCAGAGGAAGAAGATGTGTCTTATCAAGAAGGAGATGAACGGGGAGTCGGGCTCGCCGTGCAGCGGGGACTACTACTCTCCCTCGACCTCGTCAGAGCAGCTACAGGGACAGAAACAGGCGGCGTGGACGAAGCGGCCGGCGGGAAGGACAAAGTTCAGGGAGACGCGGCACCCGGTGTTCCGCGGCGTGCGGCGCAGGGGCAATGCCGggcggtgggtgtgcgaggtgcgCGTCCCAGGGCGGCGCGGGAGCAGGCTCTGGGTCGGCACCTTCGACACTGCCGAGATTGCCGCGCGCGCGCACGACGCCGCCATGCTCGCCCTGGCCGGCGCAGGGTCCGCCTGCCTCAACTTCGCGGACTCTACAGAGCTGCTCGCCATGCCGGCCTCTTACCATAGCCTCGACGAGGTGCGCCACGCCGTCACCGATGCTGTCGAGGACTTCCTACGGCGCGAGGCCCTGGGCGATGAGGACGCGCTGTCCGGCACTTCGTCGTCCACGCCCTCCTCCCCCGTCACCGATGACGAGTCGTCTTCTTCGCAGGCCGAGGATTCGCCGTTCGAGCTGGAAGTCTTGAGTGATATGGGATGGGACCTGTACTACTCGAGCTTGGCGCAAGGGATGCtcatggcgccgccgtccgcggCTGCTGCGCTCGGCGATTACGGCGAGGTCAACCTCGCCGATGTGCCGCTCTGGAGCTACCAGAGCTAGCTAGTTGCCGCCACTTCGAATTCCGCCTTCATATTTTTGTTGTCGTCTTGGCGTCCAATGCCAAATTTTGGTGATGTACGGTCACTGCTTGCAGTTGGTAATGTGATTGTGCAAATTGGGGAAACAGAGCATTGCTTTTGACTGTTGACTTGCCACAATCAGCGATCTTTGCATTGTATACAACGACCGGAGCTTACGAGGGGAATCTTTGCGCATCAGCTCAACTATATACgtagctctatatatatatatagctcgGTTTGTTTTTTAAATATTCAGAACCGGTATGTAAGTTTAAAATAAATCTAAGAACAAATCTAGATGTAGAAAATGTTGTGTTCTATGCACATGCAAAATTTCAATCAAAATCTTAAAGGGTTGTGCAAAAATAACCACATCTTTACTGGTGAACATTACAAAATCTTAAATTCTATCAAATTTGGTTATTTATGTATATATCTAAATATAACGTATTTCGAGTTCAAAATTTGCATGTATATCACAACATTATCTTCTTTTATCTGGATTTCATTTCAGATTTTTTAAACTTCAAAATGTCGTTTTCAAATTCTAATTAAAAAGATGAACTACATGTTGCTTGGGCTAAAGGAAAATCTACAATCATGAGAACTGCTTTTGCCTTTTATAGAGTCTTTCTTTAGGAGATCGGTACTGCACGCGACATTCATTTTCCCCAACAAAATGGCCCTCTAATCGTCATTATTGCGATTCCTCAGCCTCCCAATGGCCCGCTTCCAACCTCCGCTAGAGCCGCTTACCAGTTATGATCTCTAGTTTCTCCTTCTGGCGGGATTTCCCCAACTCCCTAGTCAGGTGAGATTCCTCACATTCATAGTCTTGCTCCTTGGCAAGGCCTTTGGCTTGCTCCCATTCGTATAGCTTGGGCAAGAAGCATGATCTAGAAGATAGTTCGATGAACTTATCGTGCGATGGACACCACGCCGTCGCCACGAATGTGAGAGGGGTGGTACCCGCGGGTGATGATGACGAACTTGGAATGAGCTATCGGCCGGAGCTTGGCGCCGTCTCCACATGGCAAGGAGCACTGGCGGATCTGCAGCTAGCTTAGGGGGTGCACAGGACACCAGGTGGAAACCAATTTCTTTGTATCACAACATATTTTCACCATGTATGCATCCTGTAAAAAATGATTTGTAGCTGATGTGGCACCCGTATGCACCCGGCCTGGTAAAAAATTCTCTAGCTCCACCGCTGGCGAGGAGAGGTATAAGACGAAAAGGAGCGATGCTGACATGGTAATGGCAACAACATGGAAAAGGGCTTGGCGATGTGAGGAGGAGCGGAAGATCAAGTGCGGAAGAAACAACATAATATGCGCTCATAGCGATGGATCGGGCCCAGCCAGAGAGAGCCAGAGGTGATGGTAGTAGAAAGAAGATGTTAGAAGGGGATGGTGCTGACGAGTTACCTGTTCATAGACAAAAATGGACCTCTGCCAAAACTTCTACTCCATCCGTTTGAAAATGTAAAATGTTGAAGCACTTTCTTTGGTTCAcccactttagtttgtatctagtctatttttagtaTGTATGTTCACTCACTTTAaattgtatctagtctattttatACTGTAAGAAGCTAAAACGTCTTAAATTTTGAAACAGTGGGAGTAACAAAAGTGGGTGAAAGAACAAACAATGGACAACTTGTTGGATAATGCTGATTTGTGACAAGCGAGAAATGAGTGAGGTATGCGGAGTTGCGGACATCCCTTGAAGATGTCCTGACCACTGACCCGAGTCTCCCTTTTTCCTCGTTAGAAATCAGCACGTCAAGATTAAAAATATGTGAATGCCATTCGTGGCGGATGTACCAATTTCAGCGACAAcccgtttgattcaaaggattttaaATATCTAGAAATATGCAAATGCACGAACAATTTGTCATGGCATGTGAAATTCTATAGAAATGAAAAACGCACGAATTAGTTGCATAAGTTATTCAGTTGCATCATAGGAGAAACAAAGAAATTTCTAGGGCTTATAGTTGTCAGACACATAGACATATTTTCAAGAAATCTAGCCTCATGCTAGAAATCTTATAAAATTATAGTATAGTAAATCAATCCATACAAATTTTAGAGGGTTCAACCCGAAAATGTGTTTCTGATCCCGTGCACAGCTGCTCTCGGTATCACTGCGCTTCATTCTTGCCAAGATTTGTGTGCTCGCGTTGTATTTCTATGGGAAATTATTTTCTATTCAAAGTCTGCCACTCGCATGGCCCAGAACTGCCAACGCATTTAACACGAACATTGTTATTAGCTACACTCGGTACAGATGGAGGTCACAGAATGGATTGATCTTGTAGCCTACTGCACTTGCCATACATGTATCGTGCTGCAACATTTATTTCTGCGTGTCCTGTAGCACAGGGATTCCAAAACTAGAAAACAAGCTCATCTGAGCCCGGGTGTAGAAACGCCATGCCCGGGTTCAACCCTTAAAATCAAATGATCCGGGCATGCAACACTAACCAAAAAAATTGACTTCTTATAGAGTCAGCGGCTCTCTCGCATAGAAAAAAACTGTAAATCCACATCTAACAAAAAAGTCAGCACCTATTTTATTGCCTAGCAAAATATCAGCGTTTACTTTATAGTTTTAGAATTCCAATCGTCTACTCAGTCAACTCAAAACCGTGAGCTCATATCCAGTCGTCAAGGCGTTCCACACTTGCTGGTTGCTGCTATACTTGTACTACCACTTGcgctttcagaactttgaagccaccaaagGCCGCGTCTGCCCATCTGCTTGTTGAGTTGAAACAGGCGAGCCCTCCTTGCCCCTGTTTGTTGGCAGGCGGTCGATCGATGTGGACGCAGTGATGTCATTGCTGATCTTATTTCGTAGCAGCGACGCATGAATCAAGCTTTGGTCTGAACTCCAACTTGGATGCCGGACTGTCCCGTCAAGCGTCAAGCCCGACGGTTGACGAAGTCAGACTAAGCAAGAGAGTATTAATTTGTGAACTTAACCACACTGTCCTGCGCCAAACTAACGGTTCAGAAAATCTAACCTCATGCTAGACCTGACATTCATGGTTCGCTCGGTAGAGAGAAGCGAGAGAGGAGCCTTGATCTAAAGAGTACGTCACTTAGAGTTTTATAAATAGAAAATTTGTCTCCTCCAACCGTTACATATTTACCACGTCAGCATGACAGTGTGCCTATCTAGTTAGAAATAGCGTTAAACAACTTAAATGGAGTGATCATTCTTTTTTTAATAGAGGCTTGGCCATTGATTTTCTTACGAAAATTTAAATTCTGGTGGTTTTTTAAAGTCCTATCCACAATGGTAACGGCAACCCTGTTTTCTCTCACCATGCCAAGGCCTCCATCCTGCACACCTTCTTCAAAGGCCTTCTGGGCACCCCTCTCCCTGCTTCTGCCATTCTCGATCTCTCTTCCCTGGTTGCTCCCACCTCCCTCACCCCCTCCCAAGCCGCTTCCCTTGCATCCGCTTTTACCCTTGAAGAAATAAAAACCGCCCTTTTCTCCATGAAAGATAACTCTAGCCCTGGCCCAGACGGCTTTGGCCCGTCCTTTTATAAGCGCAACTGGGACCTCGTTAAACATTGCCTGCAAGCGTCCCTTGCAGATTTCCACTCCCTTAAAACCGATCTCCGACCCATCAATAAATCGTACATTGTCCTCCTTCCAAAGAAGGAGGGAGCGAATAATCCTGATAACTTTCGGCCCATTTCTCTTCAAAATTGTTGCTTAAAAGTTCATACCAAATGCCTTACCCTTCGCCTTCGGAACCTCATTCCTTACCTGGTTCACCCCGACCAAACAGGGTTTATCTCTGGTCGTTCCATTGCTGAAAACTTTGTCTACGCCGCTGACATCGTCCAGGCTTGCCACAGACGCAACTCCCCTGCGGCTATGT encodes:
- the LOC124654642 gene encoding dehydration-responsive element-binding protein 1A-like, which codes for MCLIKKEMNGESGSPCSGDYYSPSTSSEQLQGQKQAAWTKRPAGRTKFRETRHPVFRGVRRRGNAGRWVCEVRVPGRRGSRLWVGTFDTAEIAARAHDAAMLALAGAGSACLNFADSTELLAMPASYHSLDEVRHAVTDAVEDFLRREALGDEDALSGTSSSTPSSPVTDDESSSSQAEDSPFELEVLSDMGWDLYYSSLAQGMLMAPPSAAAALGDYGEVNLADVPLWSYQS